In Rhodothermus marinus DSM 4252, a single genomic region encodes these proteins:
- a CDS encoding DUF5335 family protein: MAVTKQLPRAQWKEYFDNFTKAFLEDLNPEDAVVEIVDPKLGDQFESDYARVIGVTYDPKDNVFEVALEGVDHLIYHPKEIWVVEEDNGFVSTIEVVREDGTKEIIRLQSVGLQRAQQ; the protein is encoded by the coding sequence ATGGCGGTAACGAAACAGCTTCCGCGTGCGCAGTGGAAGGAATACTTCGACAACTTCACGAAGGCGTTTCTGGAAGACCTGAACCCTGAGGATGCCGTCGTGGAAATCGTGGACCCCAAACTGGGGGATCAGTTCGAGTCGGACTACGCCCGCGTGATCGGAGTCACCTACGATCCCAAGGATAACGTCTTCGAAGTGGCGCTGGAAGGGGTGGATCATCTCATCTATCACCCTAAAGAGATCTGGGTGGTGGAGGAGGACAACGGATTTGTGAGCACGATCGAAGTCGTGCGTGAGGACGGCACGAAGGAAATCATTCGGCTGCAGAGCGTGGGGCTGCAGCGGGCGCAGCAATAA
- a CDS encoding aldehyde dehydrogenase family protein gives MATIFHNYINGEWVASATGRTFEDRNPARWSDLIGLFPQSSAEDVDRAVAAARAAFPAWRRMPAPQRGEILRRAGDLLRARKDEIARAMTREMGKPFFETRGDVQEAIDTAYYAASETRRLFGHTVPSELPDKFNMTIRQPLGVVGVITAWNFPVAVPSWKIFPALACGNTVVFKPSEDAPHSGMLFVQTLIDAGVPPGVINLVHGDAEAGAALVEHPDVNAISFTGSSEVGSRIGGICGRLHKRCSLEMGGKNPLIVMEDADLDLVVNGVLWGAFGTTGQRCTATSRLILHEAVHDEVVERLCEEARRLRLGDGNEEGTDMGPLINQAALEKVQRYVEIGLKEGARLVLGGKRATGPGLDDGFFFEPTIFVDVRPEMRIAQEEIFGPVLSVLKVGSLEEAIEVANNVRYGLSSSIYTREIGRAFRAIQELEAGIVYVNAPTIGAEAHMPFGGVKQTGNGHREGGWEVFDFYTETKTVYIDYSGRLQRAQIDTAQD, from the coding sequence ATGGCGACGATTTTTCACAACTACATCAACGGCGAGTGGGTCGCATCAGCCACGGGTCGCACGTTCGAAGATCGCAACCCGGCCCGCTGGTCCGATCTGATCGGCCTGTTTCCACAGTCTTCTGCGGAAGACGTGGACCGCGCCGTCGCGGCCGCCCGGGCGGCTTTTCCGGCCTGGCGTCGCATGCCGGCGCCCCAGCGCGGCGAGATCCTGCGACGGGCCGGCGATCTGCTGCGCGCCCGCAAAGACGAGATCGCCCGGGCGATGACCCGCGAGATGGGTAAGCCATTCTTCGAGACGCGCGGCGACGTGCAGGAGGCCATCGACACGGCCTACTACGCGGCCAGCGAGACGCGCCGCCTCTTCGGCCACACCGTGCCCAGCGAATTGCCCGACAAGTTCAACATGACGATCCGCCAGCCGCTGGGTGTGGTGGGTGTCATCACGGCCTGGAACTTCCCGGTGGCCGTGCCGAGCTGGAAGATCTTCCCCGCACTGGCCTGCGGCAATACGGTAGTCTTCAAACCCAGCGAGGACGCCCCGCACAGCGGTATGCTCTTCGTGCAGACGCTCATCGACGCGGGCGTGCCGCCGGGCGTGATCAACCTGGTGCACGGCGACGCCGAAGCCGGCGCGGCGCTCGTGGAGCATCCGGACGTCAACGCGATCTCGTTCACCGGCTCCTCCGAAGTCGGATCGCGCATCGGTGGTATCTGCGGCCGGCTGCACAAGCGGTGTTCGCTGGAGATGGGCGGCAAAAATCCGCTCATCGTGATGGAAGACGCCGATCTGGACCTGGTCGTCAACGGCGTGCTCTGGGGCGCCTTCGGCACCACGGGCCAGCGCTGCACGGCCACCAGTCGGCTCATTCTGCACGAAGCCGTACACGACGAAGTCGTCGAGCGCCTCTGCGAAGAAGCCCGCCGCCTGCGCCTGGGCGACGGCAACGAGGAAGGGACCGACATGGGCCCGCTCATCAATCAGGCTGCGCTCGAAAAAGTGCAGCGCTACGTCGAAATCGGCCTCAAGGAAGGGGCGCGGCTCGTGCTCGGGGGCAAACGCGCCACCGGTCCGGGCCTTGACGACGGCTTTTTCTTCGAGCCCACCATCTTTGTGGACGTCCGGCCTGAGATGCGCATTGCGCAGGAGGAAATTTTCGGGCCGGTACTCTCGGTGCTGAAGGTGGGCTCGCTGGAAGAAGCCATCGAGGTGGCCAACAACGTGCGATACGGGCTCTCTTCGTCCATCTACACGCGCGAGATCGGACGCGCCTTCCGGGCCATTCAGGAGCTGGAAGCCGGGATCGTGTACGTCAATGCGCCTACGATCGGCGCAGAGGCCCATATGCCTTTTGGCGGGGTCAAGCAGACCGGGAACGGCCACCGCGAAGGCGGCTGGGAGGTGTTCGATTTCTACACGGAAACGAAGACCGTCTACATCGACTACAGCGGTCGCCTGCAACGGGCCCAGATCGACACGGCGCAGGACTGA
- a CDS encoding aminotransferase class I/II-fold pyridoxal phosphate-dependent enzyme, with the protein MTDRSALLSSLEARLATRVRVVPPSGIRRFFEIAATMEDVISLGIGEPDFVSPPAAIEAAIASLRAGQTGYTANAGLMELREAIAEELARRYGVHYDPAREILVTVGVAEGIQLAMLALVEPGDEVLIPEPCFVSYGPTAVFAGGRVVYVPTSVENDFQVTAADLEPYITPRTKVLMIGYPNNPTGAVLRRRTMEEIGELVVKHDLFVISDEIYDRLIYGRAYEEGHVCVPSIPGLRERTVLLGGFSKDYAMTGWRIGYACAPEPILKAMYKLHQYIVMSAPTMGQVAALAALREAQDDVERMRRAYDERRRVIVDGLRAAGLPTFEPEGAFYCFPDVRPTGLSSEEFAQRLLQEERVAVVPGDAFGPSGAGYVRCSYATSLENIREAVRRIQRFVARVKEERRVET; encoded by the coding sequence ATGACGGATCGTTCCGCCCTGCTGTCGTCGCTGGAAGCGCGGCTGGCCACGCGTGTGCGCGTCGTACCGCCCAGCGGCATTCGGCGCTTTTTCGAGATTGCCGCCACCATGGAAGACGTGATCTCGCTGGGCATCGGCGAGCCGGATTTCGTCTCGCCGCCGGCGGCCATCGAAGCGGCGATCGCCTCACTGCGAGCCGGACAGACCGGCTATACGGCCAACGCCGGCCTGATGGAGCTCCGGGAAGCCATTGCCGAAGAGCTGGCCCGACGCTACGGTGTGCACTACGATCCGGCGCGCGAGATTCTCGTCACCGTCGGCGTGGCCGAGGGCATCCAGCTGGCCATGCTGGCGCTGGTGGAGCCGGGCGACGAGGTGCTCATTCCGGAACCCTGCTTTGTTTCGTACGGACCGACCGCCGTGTTTGCCGGTGGCCGGGTGGTCTACGTACCGACCTCGGTGGAGAACGACTTCCAGGTGACGGCCGCCGATCTGGAGCCCTACATCACGCCGCGCACGAAGGTGCTCATGATCGGCTACCCGAACAATCCGACCGGGGCCGTGCTGCGGCGCAGGACGATGGAGGAGATCGGCGAGCTGGTGGTCAAGCATGATCTGTTTGTCATTTCGGACGAAATCTACGATCGGCTGATTTACGGGCGCGCCTACGAGGAGGGGCACGTGTGCGTGCCGTCGATCCCGGGACTCCGGGAGCGCACCGTGCTGCTGGGCGGCTTTTCCAAGGACTATGCGATGACGGGCTGGCGGATCGGCTATGCCTGCGCGCCTGAGCCCATTCTGAAGGCGATGTACAAGCTGCACCAGTACATCGTGATGAGTGCGCCGACGATGGGGCAGGTGGCCGCCCTGGCGGCGCTGCGAGAGGCGCAGGACGATGTGGAGCGGATGCGCCGGGCCTACGACGAGCGGCGCCGCGTGATTGTGGATGGTCTGCGCGCGGCCGGATTGCCCACGTTCGAGCCGGAGGGCGCCTTCTACTGCTTCCCGGACGTTCGTCCGACCGGACTGAGTTCCGAGGAGTTCGCGCAGCGGTTGCTGCAGGAAGAACGGGTGGCCGTGGTGCCGGGCGACGCGTTCGGTCCCAGCGGGGCGGGGTATGTGCGTTGTTCGTACGCCACGTCGCTGGAGAACATCCGGGAGGCGGTGCGGCGGATTCAGCGGTTTGTGGCGCGCGTGAAGGAGGAGCGTCGGGTGGAAACCTGA
- the prfB gene encoding peptide chain release factor 2 (programmed frameshift), translating into MQEKIQSLLERVDTLGRFLDIPGRKEKIAKLNEERLAPGFWDNPERAREVEKQIAEEESWVAAWEQLRRQADDVQTLLELQQEEPDANLEEEIAREVARLEQQLDELELRSLLTDPDDHRNAILTIHPGAGGTESQDWAEMLLRMYTRWGERHGYDVELLEYQAGDVAGIKSATLRIAGPYAYGYLKGESGVHRLVRISPFDASGRRHTSFASVFVYPEIDDSIEVDIRPDEIEMQTFRSGGKGGQNVNKVETGVRLIWHGKLSNGEEARVVAECTEERSQLQNRQRALTMLKSRIYQLEREIREAEKRKRESQKKKIEWGSQIRSYVFQPYTMVNDHRTETKVTDVQAVMDGDLDPFIRAYLLSQVNEAA; encoded by the exons ATGCAGGAAAAAATTCAAAGCCTGTTAGAGCGTGTGGACACGCTCGGGAGGTTTCTT GACATCCCCGGGCGTAAAGAGAAAATCGCGAAGCTGAACGAGGAGCGCCTGGCGCCGGGCTTCTGGGACAACCCGGAGCGGGCGCGTGAGGTCGAAAAGCAAATCGCCGAAGAAGAGTCCTGGGTGGCGGCGTGGGAGCAGCTGCGTCGCCAGGCCGATGATGTACAGACGCTGCTGGAACTCCAGCAGGAGGAGCCCGACGCGAACCTGGAAGAAGAGATCGCGCGGGAAGTGGCCCGCCTGGAGCAGCAGCTCGACGAGCTGGAGCTGCGCAGCCTGCTGACCGATCCCGACGACCACCGGAACGCCATCCTGACCATTCATCCGGGGGCCGGCGGGACGGAAAGCCAGGACTGGGCCGAAATGCTCCTGCGCATGTACACGCGCTGGGGCGAACGACACGGCTACGACGTGGAGCTGCTCGAATACCAGGCGGGCGACGTGGCCGGCATCAAGAGCGCCACGCTGCGCATTGCCGGACCCTACGCCTACGGCTACCTGAAGGGAGAATCCGGCGTGCACCGGCTGGTGCGCATCTCGCCGTTCGATGCGAGCGGCCGACGCCATACGTCCTTTGCCAGCGTGTTCGTCTATCCGGAGATCGACGACTCGATTGAGGTCGACATCCGGCCCGACGAGATCGAAATGCAGACGTTTCGCAGCGGTGGAAAAGGCGGACAGAACGTCAACAAAGTGGAAACGGGCGTCCGCCTGATCTGGCACGGCAAGCTCTCGAACGGTGAGGAGGCCAGAGTCGTGGCCGAGTGCACCGAAGAACGCAGCCAGCTTCAGAACCGGCAGCGGGCGCTCACCATGCTCAAAAGCCGGATCTACCAGCTGGAGCGGGAGATCCGCGAGGCCGAAAAGCGCAAGCGGGAGTCCCAGAAGAAAAAGATCGAGTGGGGGAGTCAGATTCGTTCCTACGTTTTCCAGCCCTACACGATGGTCAACGACCATCGCACCGAAACGAAAGTGACGGACGTCCAGGCTGTCATGGACGGTGACCTGGACCCGTTCATCCGGGCCTACCTGCTGTCGCAGGTGAACGAAGCCGCCTGA
- a CDS encoding DUF1931 family protein encodes MAGLMAVSKFERLFRMAAGLDVDKDDLKRLSEFVRQKIYDLLLAAQATAEANGRDIIEVHDLPITNGLRESIRAFEALDTELELEPILEHLAELPPLRLGYSYEVETELPRLVGALTVALARAFKILDPEVKNPQPLHWERAMEIFNLLL; translated from the coding sequence ATGGCGGGACTGATGGCAGTTTCCAAGTTCGAGCGGCTGTTTCGCATGGCCGCCGGACTGGATGTCGATAAAGACGATCTGAAGCGGCTGAGCGAATTCGTCCGGCAGAAAATCTACGATCTGTTGCTGGCCGCGCAGGCCACGGCGGAGGCAAACGGACGCGACATCATTGAAGTGCACGATCTGCCCATCACGAACGGCCTGCGCGAAAGCATTCGCGCCTTCGAGGCGCTCGACACCGAACTGGAGCTGGAACCCATTCTGGAACACCTGGCCGAACTGCCGCCGCTTCGGCTGGGCTACAGCTACGAGGTGGAGACCGAACTCCCGCGCCTTGTCGGTGCGCTCACGGTGGCGCTGGCGCGGGCCTTCAAGATTCTGGATCCGGAGGTCAAAAACCCGCAACCTCTGCACTGGGAGCGGGCCATGGAGATTTTCAACCTGCTGCTGTAA
- a CDS encoding rhomboid family intramembrane serine protease, protein MIPIGDDVPERHYPFVTYTLIGLNVFFFFVELLQGPRLEAFLYRWGTVPAWIMNWQERPEVLLTLFTSMFLHGGFAHLIGNMIYLNVYGKSLEGTIGSGRFLVFYLLSGLAGGIAHVLMNPTSTVPAIGASGAISGVLGAYLVLFPRATVFLVVPLLFFFPIVALPAVFVLTWWFALQIVGGLTSAAFTQVGGGVAYWAHIGGFVAGFLLIGLFYSRKQRQPFRYYGVPDRRYWAYREG, encoded by the coding sequence ATGATTCCTATTGGCGACGACGTGCCCGAGCGGCACTACCCGTTCGTGACCTACACGCTGATCGGGTTGAACGTCTTCTTTTTCTTCGTGGAACTGCTACAGGGGCCGCGCCTGGAGGCCTTCCTGTATCGCTGGGGGACTGTACCGGCCTGGATCATGAACTGGCAGGAGCGGCCCGAAGTGCTCCTGACGCTCTTCACGTCCATGTTCCTGCACGGCGGCTTTGCCCACCTGATTGGCAACATGATCTACCTGAACGTCTACGGCAAGTCGCTTGAGGGGACGATCGGCTCCGGGCGCTTTCTGGTGTTCTATCTGCTCAGCGGCCTGGCCGGAGGCATTGCGCACGTGCTCATGAATCCCACGAGCACGGTGCCGGCCATCGGAGCCAGCGGAGCCATCTCGGGCGTGCTGGGCGCCTACCTGGTGCTGTTTCCGCGGGCGACGGTCTTTCTGGTGGTGCCGTTGCTGTTCTTTTTCCCGATCGTGGCGCTTCCGGCCGTTTTCGTGCTGACCTGGTGGTTTGCGCTCCAGATCGTGGGTGGATTGACGTCGGCCGCGTTCACGCAGGTGGGCGGCGGCGTGGCCTACTGGGCCCACATCGGCGGCTTTGTGGCCGGATTTCTGCTCATCGGCCTGTTCTATTCGCGGAAGCAGCGACAGCCTTTCCGCTACTACGGTGTGCCGGATCGGCGCTACTGGGCCTACCGGGAAGGCTGA
- a CDS encoding DUF2391 family protein has translation MADELRATLEVEAPVTAPTDRELTVEVGWVLAGAFDEVDRRALALARTRLAELITTWFPGFAWRFPVVWRRELRPGSPVEPIELLEAATDERDHGRWDFVLVVTAAALKSHYKPFALGAPSSALDAAVISTQRLDPIVEDEQAEEDERIETIARRVTALAVHLLGHLNDLPHQDDPADFMYDLKTAADLDRMRYLQDRERMEEALREVAAERLEETATYRRPGLARRRGARLGFGLRVLWREWRNIWEAVRDVEPWLFPLRFSRLTTAAFSALVFLLMTAEVWELGMSQPPLRVAALALLTLAATSLYLLQRQHLLRRHRWETRFSEQRTVAGIAATVSVVLGMATTFLLIFLAVLLIGKLLFSFRLISGWAALEPTWRHYLTFAGFVATLGLVAGALGASFEQEVYFRHVLLIDEET, from the coding sequence ATGGCGGACGAGCTTCGGGCCACGCTGGAAGTGGAAGCGCCGGTCACAGCGCCCACCGACCGTGAACTGACGGTCGAGGTGGGCTGGGTGCTGGCCGGCGCTTTCGATGAAGTCGACCGGCGCGCGCTGGCGCTGGCCCGAACGCGTCTGGCCGAGCTGATCACGACGTGGTTTCCCGGCTTTGCCTGGCGCTTTCCGGTGGTCTGGCGCCGGGAGCTGCGGCCTGGTTCGCCCGTCGAGCCGATCGAATTGCTGGAGGCAGCCACCGACGAGCGGGACCACGGCCGCTGGGACTTCGTGCTGGTGGTGACGGCCGCCGCCCTGAAAAGCCACTACAAGCCGTTCGCGCTGGGGGCGCCTTCCTCGGCGCTCGACGCTGCCGTGATCTCGACGCAGCGTCTCGATCCGATCGTGGAGGACGAACAGGCCGAAGAAGATGAACGCATTGAAACGATCGCCCGCCGCGTGACGGCCCTGGCCGTGCACCTCCTCGGTCATCTGAACGACCTGCCCCATCAGGACGACCCCGCCGATTTTATGTACGACCTGAAAACGGCGGCCGACCTGGACCGGATGCGCTACCTGCAGGACCGGGAGCGCATGGAAGAAGCGTTGCGCGAGGTGGCTGCCGAGCGCCTGGAAGAAACGGCCACCTATCGCCGTCCCGGACTGGCACGCAGACGGGGCGCCCGCCTGGGCTTCGGGCTGCGGGTGCTCTGGCGTGAGTGGCGCAACATCTGGGAGGCCGTGCGTGACGTCGAGCCCTGGCTTTTTCCGCTGCGCTTCAGCCGCCTGACCACGGCCGCCTTTTCCGCCCTGGTCTTTTTGCTCATGACGGCCGAGGTCTGGGAGCTGGGCATGAGCCAGCCACCCCTTCGCGTGGCCGCACTGGCGCTGCTGACACTGGCTGCCACGTCGCTTTATCTACTGCAGCGTCAGCATCTGCTCCGACGTCACCGCTGGGAGACGCGGTTCAGCGAGCAGCGGACCGTGGCCGGCATAGCCGCCACCGTGTCCGTCGTGCTGGGTATGGCCACGACGTTCCTGCTGATCTTCCTGGCCGTGCTGCTGATCGGCAAATTGCTTTTCTCCTTCCGGCTCATCAGCGGATGGGCTGCGCTGGAGCCCACCTGGCGGCATTACCTGACCTTTGCCGGCTTTGTGGCCACGCTGGGACTGGTGGCCGGCGCACTCGGTGCCTCCTTCGAGCAGGAGGTCTATTTCCGGCACGTGCTCCTCATCGACGAAGAAACCTGA
- a CDS encoding Hsp20/alpha crystallin family protein — MADRIYFPGFTTLQREMNRLFDEFLRGAEATTEAPATWTPRADLSETAEAYLIRMDLPGVAKESLDIQFNEGVLTVSGERPAEYEGDQETVRHVERPHGRFFRSFTLPQTIDPAGIKAEMREGVLTIRIPKLAAHQPRKITVE, encoded by the coding sequence ATGGCCGACCGCATTTATTTCCCCGGTTTCACAACCCTGCAACGCGAGATGAACCGGCTGTTTGACGAATTTCTGCGGGGTGCTGAAGCGACGACCGAAGCGCCGGCTACCTGGACGCCCCGCGCGGATCTGTCGGAGACGGCCGAAGCCTACCTGATCCGGATGGATCTGCCGGGCGTGGCCAAAGAAAGCCTGGACATCCAGTTCAACGAAGGCGTACTGACCGTCTCGGGTGAACGACCGGCCGAGTACGAAGGGGATCAGGAAACGGTGCGGCATGTGGAGCGGCCACACGGCCGGTTCTTCCGGAGCTTCACGCTGCCGCAGACGATTGATCCGGCCGGCATCAAGGCCGAAATGCGCGAAGGGGTGCTGACCATCCGTATTCCGAAGCTGGCCGCCCACCAGCCGCGGAAGATCACCGTGGAGTGA
- a CDS encoding SDH family Clp fold serine proteinase — MNDLFFLFLILMSLTPALRQQILEARRAQIMRQLEQKRGSRVISLIHRQETVSLLGIGIHRYISIEDAEEVLRAIRLTDPACPIDMIVHTPGGLVLAAEQIAWALAQHPAKVTVFVPHYAMSGGTLLALAADEIVMDPFAVLGPVDPQIGQYAAASILAAVRRKGSAQVSDETLILADVAEKALGQVEHSVRQLLERKMPAAQAARVARLLTSGVWTHDHPLRVEDVRALGLPVSTDMPPEIYSLMALYPQPTRMRPSVEYVPLPYRSDRPAGKGQA; from the coding sequence ATGAACGATCTGTTTTTCCTGTTTCTCATTCTGATGAGCCTGACGCCCGCGCTGCGCCAGCAGATTCTGGAGGCGCGTCGGGCGCAGATCATGCGGCAGCTGGAGCAGAAGCGGGGTTCGCGGGTGATCTCGCTGATCCACCGGCAGGAGACCGTCTCGCTGCTGGGGATTGGCATTCACCGCTACATCTCCATCGAAGATGCCGAGGAGGTGTTGCGGGCCATTCGCCTGACGGACCCCGCCTGTCCCATTGACATGATCGTGCATACACCGGGTGGGCTGGTGCTGGCCGCCGAGCAGATCGCCTGGGCGCTGGCGCAGCATCCGGCCAAGGTGACGGTCTTTGTGCCGCACTATGCGATGAGCGGCGGCACGCTGCTGGCGCTGGCGGCCGACGAGATCGTGATGGATCCGTTTGCCGTGCTCGGACCGGTCGATCCGCAAATCGGCCAGTATGCGGCCGCATCCATTCTGGCCGCCGTGCGCCGCAAGGGCTCCGCTCAGGTCAGCGACGAGACGCTGATTCTGGCCGACGTGGCCGAAAAGGCGCTCGGGCAGGTCGAGCACAGCGTGCGGCAGCTGCTCGAACGCAAGATGCCGGCCGCGCAGGCTGCCCGTGTGGCCCGGCTGCTGACCAGCGGGGTGTGGACGCACGATCATCCGCTCCGGGTCGAAGACGTGCGGGCGCTCGGCCTGCCGGTCTCGACCGACATGCCGCCGGAGATCTACTCGCTCATGGCGCTCTATCCGCAGCCTACCCGTATGCGGCCGTCTGTGGAGTACGTGCCGCTTCCGTATCGCTCCGACAGACCAGCCGGAAAAGGACAGGCATGA
- a CDS encoding cation:proton antiporter — translation MLLAAGLQLPFLGELVTLLGAGTAIAYLCYRLRLEPVVGFLLAGVLVGPGGIGLVQNETLIGRMAEIGVILLLFSIGVEFSLEKLARLSRLVLGGGLLQMGATTALVALLLHLLGTTWPVAIFTGTLVALSSTALVMGLLAERGETGSAAGQASLAILIFQDLAAVGLVLLVPLMGGAGGSAADVLFTLVKALLIIGVVLVLARLLIPRLLDYVARTYRHELFLLTVVTLCFGTAFVTGLFGISLALGAFLAGLVVSESPYAEHTLSEILPLRTVFNAMFFMSVGMLLDVRFVLAHPWLVLGIALFIALLKALVTGGSVLALGYGPRVAAVVGLGLAQIGEFSFVLERLGREVGLQPLGRPDGDALFIASAVLLMLATPLLLPAGHRLGRWLEARWPVRLPAELATDGQEATLEDHLILVGYGRDGQHLAWMLRPLQLPMLVIDLDPHRVLEAREAGLPTLLGDASRRAILEAAGIRRAKALVVLIDDRAAAERLVRLAHYLNPTLRIIARAGLLRDVDTLREAGADLVVPEELETPLRLFSHVLDAYGLSAEEVAAEIQALRAENYQAFRHPEQVKHVLSALTQDQLHTREVTVHASAPAVGRTLSELALRPRYGITVLAAYRDGRLIPSPGGDFRVRPGDRLVLVGPAQAFVACSSLFRTPLSAHHARQLGFSEEETAELEKVEPPAQPSR, via the coding sequence ATGCTGCTGGCGGCAGGCCTGCAATTGCCCTTTCTGGGCGAACTGGTGACGCTGCTCGGGGCCGGCACGGCCATCGCCTACCTCTGCTATCGGCTTCGGCTGGAGCCGGTGGTGGGCTTTCTGCTGGCAGGCGTGCTGGTCGGCCCCGGCGGCATCGGTCTGGTACAGAACGAAACGCTTATCGGCCGCATGGCCGAAATCGGCGTTATTCTGCTGCTATTCTCGATCGGCGTCGAATTCAGTCTGGAGAAACTGGCACGTCTGAGCCGTCTGGTGCTGGGCGGCGGTCTGCTGCAGATGGGCGCTACGACGGCGCTGGTTGCCCTGCTGTTGCACCTGCTGGGGACGACCTGGCCTGTCGCCATTTTCACGGGCACGCTGGTGGCACTCAGCAGCACGGCGCTCGTCATGGGTCTGCTGGCCGAGCGCGGCGAAACCGGAAGCGCGGCCGGACAGGCCAGCCTGGCCATCCTGATCTTTCAGGACCTGGCCGCCGTCGGGCTGGTGTTGCTCGTGCCGCTCATGGGCGGCGCGGGCGGCTCCGCCGCGGACGTACTCTTCACCCTGGTCAAAGCCCTGCTCATCATCGGCGTGGTGCTCGTGCTGGCGCGCCTGCTCATTCCCCGGTTGCTCGACTACGTGGCCCGCACCTATCGACACGAACTGTTTCTGCTGACCGTGGTCACGCTCTGCTTCGGGACGGCGTTCGTGACCGGGCTGTTCGGCATCAGCCTGGCCCTGGGCGCCTTTCTGGCCGGGCTGGTCGTCAGCGAGAGCCCCTACGCCGAGCACACGCTCAGTGAGATCCTGCCGCTGCGCACGGTCTTCAATGCCATGTTCTTCATGTCGGTGGGCATGTTGCTGGACGTGCGTTTCGTGCTGGCCCATCCCTGGCTGGTGCTTGGCATTGCCCTGTTCATTGCCCTGCTGAAAGCGCTGGTGACGGGCGGTAGCGTGCTGGCTCTTGGCTACGGACCGCGCGTGGCGGCCGTGGTCGGACTCGGGCTTGCGCAGATCGGAGAGTTTTCCTTCGTCCTGGAACGGCTGGGTCGCGAAGTGGGCCTGCAGCCGCTGGGACGTCCGGACGGCGACGCATTATTCATCGCCTCGGCGGTGCTGTTGATGCTGGCCACCCCGCTGCTGCTCCCGGCCGGACATCGGCTGGGACGTTGGCTGGAAGCGCGCTGGCCCGTCCGGTTGCCGGCCGAACTGGCCACCGACGGTCAGGAGGCCACGCTGGAAGACCACCTGATTCTGGTCGGCTACGGCCGCGACGGGCAGCACCTGGCCTGGATGCTGAGGCCGCTGCAGCTGCCCATGCTGGTCATCGATCTGGACCCGCACCGCGTGCTGGAAGCCCGCGAGGCCGGTCTGCCCACGCTGCTGGGCGATGCCAGTCGCCGCGCCATTCTGGAGGCCGCCGGCATCCGCCGGGCCAAAGCGCTCGTGGTTCTCATCGACGACCGGGCCGCGGCCGAACGCCTGGTGCGGCTGGCACACTATCTGAACCCGACGCTGCGTATCATTGCACGCGCCGGCCTGCTCCGCGACGTCGATACGCTTCGTGAGGCCGGTGCCGATCTGGTCGTGCCCGAAGAACTGGAAACCCCGCTGCGGCTCTTCTCGCACGTGCTCGACGCCTACGGTCTCTCGGCCGAGGAGGTGGCCGCCGAGATCCAGGCGCTCCGAGCCGAAAACTATCAGGCCTTCCGCCACCCGGAGCAGGTCAAGCACGTGCTTTCGGCGCTGACGCAGGACCAGTTGCACACGCGCGAAGTGACCGTACATGCCAGCGCGCCGGCCGTCGGGCGCACGCTTTCCGAGCTGGCGCTGCGTCCACGTTACGGCATCACCGTGCTGGCCGCCTACCGCGACGGCCGCCTCATTCCCAGCCCGGGCGGCGACTTCCGGGTACGGCCCGGCGACCGGCTGGTGCTGGTCGGCCCGGCCCAGGCGTTCGTGGCCTGCAGTTCGCTGTTCCGCACCCCGCTCAGCGCACACCACGCGCGGCAGCTCGGCTTCTCCGAAGAAGAGACGGCCGAACTGGAAAAGGTGGAGCCGCCCGCTCAGCCTTCCCGGTAG